The following proteins come from a genomic window of Paucimonas lemoignei:
- the sugE gene encoding small multidrug resistance protein encodes MGWMFLLFAGACEIIYAAVMPRTEGFSRLWPSLFCGFFICLSMYLLSQATRTIPVGTAYAVWVGIGAVGTATYGMLYLGEDRGVLRILCFMLILAGIVGLKLVSTER; translated from the coding sequence ATGGGCTGGATGTTTTTGTTGTTCGCAGGGGCCTGCGAGATCATTTATGCAGCCGTCATGCCGCGTACCGAGGGTTTCAGCCGGTTATGGCCAAGCCTGTTCTGCGGGTTTTTCATCTGTCTGAGCATGTATCTGCTGTCGCAGGCGACCCGCACGATCCCGGTGGGTACGGCCTACGCGGTATGGGTGGGTATCGGCGCGGTGGGTACCGCGACCTATGGGATGCTGTACCTCGGTGAGGATCGTGGCGTGTTGCGCATCTTGTGTTTCATGCTGATTCTGGCCGGCATCGTCGGGCTGAAACTGGTTTCCACCGAGCGCTGA
- a CDS encoding tyrosyl-trna synthetase translates to MFIRSLTIATLLAAASPLFAADSDSPLNQDRGKARALIIIAPSSVDPTLVNLKKAIAEPDNKKGFDERNMVLYTVVNTMGQRDGKNLDAQPTMALIRELKLGASTGTKVILVGKDGEKKLEQTGPIGIKELFSAVDQLPAQEKAATAPAVPVAPEPEAKPGKADKGGKAVKGAPKALED, encoded by the coding sequence ATGTTTATCCGGTCATTGACCATCGCCACCTTGCTGGCCGCTGCAAGCCCGTTATTCGCGGCCGACAGTGACAGCCCCCTCAACCAGGACCGCGGCAAGGCCCGCGCACTGATCATCATCGCGCCCAGCAGCGTGGACCCAACCCTGGTCAACCTGAAGAAAGCCATCGCCGAGCCGGACAACAAGAAAGGCTTCGACGAGCGCAATATGGTGCTCTACACCGTGGTCAACACCATGGGCCAGCGCGACGGCAAGAACCTCGACGCGCAACCGACCATGGCGCTGATTCGCGAGCTGAAGCTGGGCGCCAGCACAGGTACCAAGGTGATTCTGGTGGGCAAGGATGGCGAGAAAAAACTTGAGCAGACCGGGCCGATAGGTATCAAGGAGCTGTTCAGTGCAGTGGATCAGTTGCCTGCTCAGGAGAAAGCCGCCACGGCGCCGGCAGTACCGGTAGCGCCAGAGCCCGAGGCTAAACCTGGCAAGGCGGACAAAGGCGGTAAAGCGGTGAAGGGAGCTCCGAAAGCGCTGGAGGATTGA
- the argD1 gene encoding acetylornithine aminotransferase, whose amino-acid sequence MTAHCLMNTYKPLPLSFVRGLGARLWDVQGREYLDAVAGVAVTNVGHSHPKVVAAISEQAGLLMHTSNLYTIEWQARLAGKLTALSGMERAFFNNSGAEANETALKIARLYAWHKGVEHPLVVVMENAFHGRTLGTLSASDGPAVRLGFNSLPGDFLKVPFGDLAALDKACKTYGHRITAVLMEPIQGEAGVQLAPPGFLKAVRERCSRRGWLLMLDEIQTGMGRTGQWFAFQHEGIVPDVMTLAKGLGNGMPIGACLARGKAAELFTPGSHGSTFGGNPMACRVGCTVLDIIQEEGLLVNARLQGERLLAGLRAKLSEHPDVLAIRGKGLMIGIELTRPLPDLALYAARDHGVLINITRGKTIRLLPPLTIDEREVDAIVMGVCRTLASCTGIGWSGERDAVMADVRKALPV is encoded by the coding sequence ATGACCGCCCATTGCCTGATGAACACTTACAAACCCCTGCCACTGAGTTTCGTTCGTGGTCTGGGCGCGCGCTTGTGGGATGTGCAAGGGCGCGAATATCTGGATGCCGTAGCAGGCGTGGCGGTCACCAACGTTGGGCATTCGCACCCCAAAGTGGTGGCCGCGATCAGCGAGCAGGCCGGGCTGCTGATGCATACCTCCAACCTGTACACCATCGAATGGCAAGCCCGGCTGGCCGGCAAATTGACCGCGTTGTCTGGCATGGAGCGGGCCTTTTTCAATAACTCCGGGGCCGAGGCCAACGAAACCGCGTTGAAAATTGCCCGGCTGTACGCCTGGCACAAAGGGGTCGAACACCCTTTGGTGGTGGTCATGGAAAATGCCTTTCACGGACGCACGCTGGGTACCTTGTCAGCCAGTGATGGCCCGGCGGTCAGGTTGGGGTTCAACTCCTTGCCCGGTGACTTTCTCAAGGTGCCGTTTGGTGATCTGGCCGCGCTGGACAAAGCCTGCAAGACCTACGGCCACCGGATTACGGCAGTGTTGATGGAGCCGATTCAGGGGGAAGCCGGTGTACAACTGGCGCCGCCAGGTTTTTTGAAAGCAGTGCGCGAACGGTGCAGTCGGCGGGGTTGGCTGTTGATGCTCGACGAGATCCAGACCGGCATGGGCCGGACTGGCCAGTGGTTTGCCTTCCAGCATGAAGGCATCGTGCCCGATGTCATGACCCTCGCCAAAGGCCTGGGCAATGGCATGCCCATCGGCGCGTGCCTGGCCAGGGGCAAGGCTGCAGAGCTGTTCACGCCGGGTAGCCATGGCAGCACCTTTGGCGGCAACCCGATGGCCTGTCGCGTGGGGTGCACCGTGCTCGACATTATTCAGGAGGAGGGATTGCTGGTAAATGCCCGGCTGCAGGGCGAGCGGTTATTGGCCGGATTGCGGGCGAAACTGAGCGAGCACCCGGATGTGCTGGCGATCCGTGGCAAAGGCCTGATGATTGGCATCGAGCTGACCCGGCCGCTGCCGGATCTGGCGCTCTATGCGGCACGGGATCACGGGGTGCTGATCAACATCACACGGGGCAAGACCATCCGCCTGTTGCCACCCTTGACCATTGATGAACGAGAGGTGGATGCCATCGTGATGGGGGTATGCCGGACGCTGGCGTCGTGTACGGGGATTGGGTGGAGTGGTGAGCGTGATGCGGTGATGGCTGATGTACGCAAGGCTTTGCCGGTATGA
- the ygdH gene encoding lysine decarboxylase, with product MSQRQVINASVSPKGSLETLSQREVQQLSAAGSGSIYTLFRQCALAILNTGAHVDNAKTILEAYESFEVRIHQQDRGVRLELLNAPADAFVDGEMIASTREMLFSALRDIVYTESELDSQRIDLESSQGITDYVFHLLRNARTLRPGLEPKMVVCWGGHSINTEEYKYTKKVGHELGLRSLDICTGCGPGVMKGPMKGATIAHAKQRINAGRYLGLTEPGIIAAEAPNPIVNELVILPDIEKRLEAFVRVGHGIIIFPGGAGTAEEFLYLLGILMHPDNHDLPFPVILTGPKSAAPYLQQLHAFVGATLGEAAHKHYTIIIDDPTEVAREMTAGLKTVKQFRRERNDAFHFNWLLKIDEGFQRPFDPTHENMASLQLSRTLPPHQLAANLRRAFSGIVAGNVKDKGIRLIEEHGPYEIHGDAEIMQPLDRLLHAFVEQHRMKLPGGAAYVPCYRVVK from the coding sequence ATGTCCCAACGCCAAGTCATCAATGCTTCGGTCAGTCCGAAGGGTAGTCTCGAAACACTGTCCCAGCGTGAAGTCCAGCAACTCAGTGCTGCCGGTTCAGGCAGCATCTACACCCTGTTCCGCCAGTGTGCGCTGGCGATTCTCAACACTGGCGCGCACGTTGATAACGCCAAGACCATCCTCGAAGCGTACGAAAGCTTCGAAGTGCGTATCCATCAGCAGGATCGCGGCGTTCGCCTTGAACTGCTCAACGCCCCGGCCGATGCGTTCGTCGACGGCGAAATGATTGCCAGCACCCGGGAGATGCTGTTCAGCGCCCTGCGCGACATCGTCTACACCGAAAGCGAGCTGGACAGCCAGCGTATCGATCTCGAAAGCTCCCAGGGCATCACCGACTACGTGTTCCACCTGTTGCGCAACGCTCGCACCCTGCGCCCCGGCCTTGAGCCGAAGATGGTGGTCTGCTGGGGCGGGCATTCGATCAACACCGAAGAATACAAGTACACCAAGAAAGTCGGCCATGAGCTGGGCCTGCGCAGCCTGGATATCTGCACCGGCTGTGGCCCCGGCGTCATGAAAGGCCCGATGAAAGGCGCCACCATCGCTCACGCCAAGCAGCGCATCAATGCCGGTCGTTACCTGGGGCTCACCGAGCCAGGCATCATCGCCGCCGAAGCGCCGAACCCGATCGTCAACGAGCTGGTGATCCTGCCTGACATCGAAAAACGCCTTGAAGCCTTTGTACGGGTCGGCCACGGCATCATCATCTTCCCGGGCGGCGCGGGCACGGCTGAAGAGTTCCTGTATCTGCTGGGGATCCTGATGCACCCGGATAACCATGACCTGCCCTTCCCGGTCATTCTCACCGGGCCCAAGAGTGCCGCGCCTTATCTGCAGCAGTTGCACGCCTTTGTGGGCGCCACCCTGGGTGAAGCGGCCCACAAGCACTACACGATCATCATTGATGACCCAACCGAAGTGGCGCGGGAAATGACCGCAGGGCTCAAGACCGTCAAACAGTTCCGCCGTGAACGTAACGATGCCTTTCACTTCAACTGGCTGCTCAAGATTGACGAAGGCTTCCAGCGTCCGTTCGATCCGACCCACGAGAACATGGCCAGCCTGCAGCTGAGCCGCACCTTGCCGCCTCACCAGTTGGCGGCGAATCTGCGTCGGGCGTTTTCCGGGATTGTGGCGGGCAACGTCAAAGACAAAGGCATCCGCCTGATTGAAGAACACGGGCCCTATGAGATCCATGGAGATGCAGAAATCATGCAGCCTCTGGACCGTCTGCTGCATGCCTTCGTCGAGCAGCACCGCATGAAGCTGCCGGGTGGCGCAGCGTATGTGCCGTGTTATCGCGTGGTGAAGTGA
- the tas_2 gene encoding aldo/keto reductase has protein sequence MQYRQFGNTGLSVSRLCLGTMTFGLQTDAQVAHRIMDRAADAGVNFIDTADVYPLGAKLDTVGRTEEVVGEWIKGKRDQFILATKASGVMGPAAWNQGNSRKHLLDAIEASLKRLNTDYVDLYQLHLDDPLTPLDETLEALDIIVKHGKARYIGVSNFLAYRMARMLGRADTLRLTRFVSIQPRYNLLFRQIERELLPLAKEEGLAVMPYNPLAGGLLTGKHALDRTPSDGRFTATVGEAGKMYQQRYWHEREFQSIEQLKNVVSDAGLNMTTTSVAWVLANPQITSAIIGASRPEQLDDTLAAADVTLEEGLKSRLDELSHEYRWGDAAR, from the coding sequence ATGCAATATCGACAATTCGGCAACACCGGGCTCAGCGTTTCCAGGCTGTGTCTGGGCACCATGACCTTTGGTTTGCAGACCGACGCCCAAGTGGCGCACCGCATCATGGACCGTGCCGCGGATGCCGGCGTCAACTTCATCGATACCGCCGACGTCTATCCGCTGGGCGCCAAGCTGGACACCGTGGGCCGCACCGAGGAAGTCGTCGGCGAGTGGATCAAGGGCAAACGCGACCAGTTCATTCTTGCGACCAAGGCCAGCGGGGTCATGGGGCCTGCGGCATGGAATCAGGGCAATTCGCGCAAGCATTTGCTGGACGCCATTGAGGCGTCGCTTAAACGGCTCAACACGGATTATGTCGATCTGTATCAGCTGCACCTGGACGATCCGCTGACACCGCTGGACGAAACCCTTGAAGCGCTGGACATCATCGTCAAGCACGGCAAGGCGCGTTATATCGGTGTTTCCAATTTTCTCGCTTATCGCATGGCTCGGATGTTGGGCCGTGCTGACACTTTGAGGCTGACGCGTTTTGTGTCGATCCAGCCGCGTTACAACCTGCTGTTCCGGCAAATCGAGCGCGAACTGCTGCCTCTGGCGAAGGAGGAGGGGTTGGCGGTGATGCCGTATAACCCGCTGGCCGGTGGTTTGTTGACCGGCAAACATGCACTGGACCGTACGCCCAGCGACGGCCGTTTTACCGCAACCGTGGGCGAGGCGGGGAAGATGTATCAGCAGCGCTACTGGCATGAGCGCGAATTCCAGAGCATCGAGCAGCTCAAGAACGTGGTCAGCGACGCAGGGCTGAACATGACCACGACATCGGTAGCGTGGGTGCTGGCGAACCCGCAGATCACCTCCGCGATCATCGGCGCCAGCCGTCCCGAGCAGCTCGACGACACGCTGGCGGCAGCCGATGTCACCCTTGAGGAAGGGCTCAAGTCGCGGCTGGATGAGCTGAGCCATGAGTATCGGTGGGGGGATGCAGCGCGGTAG
- a CDS encoding putative translation initiation inhibitor, whose translation MSADQRFNLIAEKLGYSFDGDIKIGGNYVPLVRNGNEIYISGQIPRVGDTVVVTGRAGADATMAQARTAAKVCAMRALALLQRSVGSLDEIKRLLRMNLYVQCAADFTQQSEVADGASEVLFFVLGEAGAHTRSSIGVYQLPKNATVELDLIAVV comes from the coding sequence ATGTCAGCAGACCAGCGCTTCAACCTGATCGCCGAGAAACTGGGTTACAGCTTTGACGGCGATATCAAGATCGGCGGCAACTACGTCCCGCTGGTGCGCAACGGCAACGAAATTTATATCAGCGGGCAAATCCCGAGGGTCGGCGATACCGTGGTGGTGACCGGGCGCGCGGGCGCTGACGCGACGATGGCTCAGGCCCGCACCGCCGCTAAAGTCTGCGCCATGCGGGCACTGGCCCTGCTGCAACGTAGTGTCGGCTCGCTGGATGAGATCAAGCGACTGCTGCGCATGAACCTGTACGTGCAATGCGCGGCGGATTTCACCCAGCAGAGCGAGGTTGCCGACGGCGCATCAGAGGTGCTGTTTTTCGTGCTAGGTGAAGCCGGTGCCCACACCCGCAGTTCCATTGGCGTGTATCAACTGCCGAAGAACGCCACTGTCGAGCTTGACCTGATTGCCGTGGTTTAA
- the dmlR_9 gene encoding LysR family transcriptional regulatorn, translating to MDLLQAMSVFVKVVETGSMTAAALECGMSTTMVGNHLRSLEQRLGVSLLKRTTRRQGLTEFGSTYYQRCVDVLALVADSEQLAAQSQDTPQGTLRITAPFTFGSESLAPALSEFIRRYPQIKLDIVWSNERMDLIGQGFDAAIRLGPVHTSSLIARPLVDYTLTLCAAPSYLQQRGTPQEPMDLQHHDCLAFAYPAGDDWSAAEKHWRLTGHDGEVLVPVSGPITMNTSAGLHKAARAGAGIVMMPDALVDEDLQSGRLVALLPEYRLPCRPMHLLYPQDRYRSPKLRSFVDFVMELWGRP from the coding sequence ATGGACTTACTGCAGGCGATGTCCGTGTTCGTCAAAGTCGTTGAAACCGGCAGCATGACGGCCGCCGCGCTGGAATGCGGCATGTCGACGACCATGGTCGGTAACCACCTGCGCAGCCTGGAGCAGCGACTGGGTGTCAGCCTGCTCAAACGCACGACCCGCCGTCAGGGCCTCACCGAATTCGGCAGCACCTATTACCAACGCTGTGTGGACGTTCTGGCACTGGTGGCCGATTCCGAGCAGTTGGCGGCGCAGTCTCAGGACACGCCCCAAGGCACCTTGCGAATCACGGCGCCCTTTACCTTCGGCTCCGAAAGCCTGGCGCCCGCCTTGAGCGAGTTCATCCGCCGCTACCCGCAGATCAAGCTGGACATTGTCTGGAGCAATGAGCGCATGGACCTCATCGGTCAGGGCTTCGATGCGGCGATCCGTCTCGGGCCGGTGCACACCTCAAGCCTGATCGCACGGCCGCTGGTGGATTACACCTTGACCCTGTGCGCAGCGCCGTCTTATCTGCAACAGCGAGGGACTCCCCAAGAGCCCATGGACTTGCAGCACCACGACTGCCTGGCGTTCGCCTACCCGGCCGGAGATGACTGGAGTGCCGCAGAGAAGCACTGGCGCTTGACCGGCCATGACGGCGAGGTGCTGGTCCCGGTCAGCGGGCCGATTACCATGAACACCTCGGCGGGGCTGCATAAGGCGGCACGTGCGGGAGCAGGCATCGTAATGATGCCGGACGCTCTGGTGGACGAAGACCTCCAAAGCGGCAGGCTGGTGGCGCTGTTGCCGGAGTACCGGTTACCGTGTCGGCCAATGCATCTGCTCTACCCACAGGATCGCTACCGATCGCCGAAACTGCGCAGTTTTGTCGACTTTGTGATGGAGTTGTGGGGCAGGCCTTAG
- the btr_3 gene encoding AraC family transcriptional regulator has protein sequence MPNQPVARSEHDVEPALEPRPDDRATVVGGLSHWRLERVKQMIKADLGKKISVPLLAEACSLTRSHFSRAFKRSMGLSPQDWIRLQRISQAKELIKTSALTLTQISAECGFCDQAHFSHMFSKTEGTNPASWRGRERKAATVRYQALGSSRHMWTFEMKPSPVATANGSTPKGTNPLCS, from the coding sequence ATGCCAAACCAACCTGTCGCCCGGTCTGAGCATGATGTCGAGCCCGCTCTTGAGCCACGCCCTGATGATCGCGCGACGGTGGTCGGCGGGCTGTCGCACTGGCGGCTGGAGCGGGTCAAGCAGATGATCAAGGCGGATCTGGGCAAGAAGATATCGGTGCCATTGCTGGCCGAAGCCTGCTCACTGACCCGCAGCCATTTTTCACGGGCCTTCAAGCGCAGCATGGGCCTTTCGCCACAGGACTGGATTCGCCTGCAGCGCATCAGCCAGGCCAAGGAACTGATCAAGACTTCGGCCCTGACGCTGACTCAAATCAGCGCCGAATGTGGCTTCTGCGATCAGGCGCATTTTTCCCACATGTTCAGCAAGACCGAAGGCACTAACCCGGCCTCATGGCGCGGCCGCGAGCGCAAGGCCGCAACCGTGCGCTATCAGGCGTTGGGCAGTAGTCGCCACATGTGGACTTTTGAAATGAAGCCGTCGCCTGTCGCGACTGCCAACGGTTCGACCCCGAAGGGGACAAACCCGCTCTGCTCGTAA
- a CDS encoding acetyltransferase, with amino-acid sequence MSSIERLQPRHAAAYRALMLEAYALHPDAFTSSATERAALPLAWWEARLNDQPDALEVVLAVIHDETIMGVVGLAFNQREKARHKVSLFGMYVPDAYQHRGLGRQLVNVALTCASLRPQARLIQLTVSEHNRAAVRLYEQSGFVPFGVEPLAVATGDGFISKVHMWRLLPNA; translated from the coding sequence ATGAGCAGCATCGAACGCCTGCAACCCCGGCATGCAGCCGCCTATCGGGCCCTGATGCTGGAAGCCTACGCCCTTCATCCGGACGCCTTCACTTCGTCAGCCACGGAACGCGCGGCTTTGCCCCTTGCCTGGTGGGAGGCGCGCCTGAATGATCAGCCCGACGCACTGGAAGTGGTGCTCGCAGTGATCCACGACGAGACGATCATGGGCGTGGTCGGGCTGGCGTTCAATCAGCGGGAGAAGGCCCGGCATAAAGTCTCGCTGTTCGGCATGTACGTGCCCGACGCTTATCAACACCGCGGCCTGGGTCGCCAGTTGGTCAACGTCGCCCTGACCTGCGCCAGCCTGCGGCCTCAGGCGCGCTTGATCCAGCTGACCGTCAGCGAGCACAACCGTGCAGCTGTGCGGCTTTACGAGCAGAGCGGGTTTGTCCCCTTCGGGGTCGAACCGTTGGCAGTCGCGACAGGCGACGGCTTCATTTCAAAAGTCCACATGTGGCGACTACTGCCCAACGCCTGA
- the topB_1 gene encoding DNA topoisomerase III, translating into MLCAIDIKKPTVTMRLFLCEKPSQAKDIAAVLGASRRGDGCWLGPNVTVTWCIGHLLETAPPDSYDARYKRWVLEDLPIIPQKWKMLVKPRTATQFKAVKRLLGEASELVIATDADREGEMIARELVDHCRYRGPVQRLWLSALDEASIRKALNSLKSGAETFSLYHSALGRSRADWLIGMNMSRLFTLLGRQSGYQGVLPVGRVQTPTLRLVVDRDRSIADFIPVAFWAIDVQLLHDGQPFMAQWRANPDVCDDQDRCLNQTTAQQAAEAIRNAGSATLIKLRTERVREVAPLPFDLGTLQEICSKKLGLGAQETLDIAQALYETHKLITYPRSDCGYLPVSQHGEAASIIAALGRADPALAELRGHLDANRRSRAWNDAKVSAHHGIIPTGAGKSLEQLTGKLRAVYTLIRARYLAQFLPNHEFDRTQADFDCAGEQLRAVGKQIVEPGWKRALPEALAPAQGKQAPAPQPLPALKERGEYAVGNVALKDLWTQPPKPFTEGDLIKAMKNVARLVLDPVLKQKLKDTTGIGTEATRAGIIQGLLDRGYLTKNGKALGATPAAFSLIDAVPRAIADPGTTAIWEQALDMVQSGEMSLEEFVAKQAAWMSKQVARCAGLRLTINGPASPAGVAPPWKKQRKAGKRKTAGTPAKTRRTTKAASKA; encoded by the coding sequence ATGCTGTGCGCCATCGACATCAAAAAACCGACGGTAACCATGCGGCTGTTTCTGTGTGAAAAACCCTCCCAGGCAAAAGACATCGCCGCCGTGCTGGGCGCCAGCCGCCGGGGTGATGGCTGCTGGTTGGGGCCCAACGTCACCGTCACCTGGTGCATCGGCCACCTGCTGGAAACCGCGCCGCCGGACAGCTACGACGCCCGCTATAAACGCTGGGTACTCGAAGACCTGCCGATCATTCCGCAAAAATGGAAAATGCTGGTCAAACCCCGCACCGCCACCCAGTTCAAGGCCGTCAAACGCCTGTTGGGTGAAGCCTCGGAACTGGTCATTGCTACCGATGCTGATCGTGAAGGCGAGATGATCGCCCGGGAGCTGGTGGACCATTGCCGCTATCGCGGGCCGGTCCAGCGCTTGTGGCTGTCGGCACTGGATGAAGCCTCGATTCGCAAGGCGCTCAACTCGCTCAAATCGGGTGCAGAAACGTTCAGTCTTTACCATTCCGCATTGGGTCGTTCCCGGGCGGACTGGCTGATCGGCATGAACATGAGCCGCCTGTTCACTTTGCTCGGTCGGCAATCCGGCTACCAGGGCGTGCTGCCGGTCGGCCGTGTGCAGACGCCCACCCTGCGGCTGGTAGTCGACCGTGACCGCAGCATCGCGGATTTCATCCCGGTGGCGTTCTGGGCCATTGATGTGCAATTGCTCCACGACGGTCAGCCCTTCATGGCCCAATGGCGTGCCAACCCCGACGTGTGCGATGACCAGGACCGCTGCCTCAACCAGACCACTGCGCAGCAGGCCGCCGAGGCCATCCGCAACGCTGGCAGCGCCACCTTGATCAAACTGCGCACCGAACGGGTTCGTGAAGTGGCACCACTGCCCTTCGACCTGGGGACCTTGCAGGAAATCTGCTCGAAAAAACTCGGGCTCGGCGCCCAGGAAACTCTCGACATCGCTCAAGCGCTGTACGAAACCCATAAGCTGATCACCTACCCGCGCAGTGACTGCGGTTACCTGCCCGTCAGCCAGCACGGCGAAGCAGCCTCGATCATTGCCGCGCTTGGCCGTGCTGACCCGGCGCTTGCCGAGCTGCGTGGCCATCTGGATGCCAACCGACGCTCCCGGGCCTGGAATGACGCCAAAGTCAGCGCCCACCACGGCATCATCCCCACCGGTGCGGGTAAATCCCTGGAGCAACTGACGGGCAAACTTCGCGCGGTCTACACCTTGATCCGGGCGCGTTACCTGGCTCAGTTTCTGCCCAACCACGAGTTTGATCGCACCCAGGCCGACTTTGATTGCGCCGGCGAACAGCTGCGTGCGGTGGGCAAGCAAATCGTCGAGCCGGGCTGGAAACGCGCATTGCCTGAAGCGCTGGCTCCAGCCCAGGGCAAACAGGCTCCGGCTCCGCAACCTTTGCCAGCCTTGAAAGAGCGCGGTGAATACGCAGTGGGCAACGTAGCCCTCAAAGACCTCTGGACCCAACCTCCCAAGCCTTTCACTGAAGGTGACCTGATCAAGGCGATGAAGAACGTCGCGCGGCTGGTGCTGGACCCGGTACTCAAACAGAAACTCAAGGACACCACCGGCATCGGCACCGAAGCGACCCGCGCAGGCATCATTCAAGGCCTCCTGGATCGCGGCTATCTGACCAAGAACGGCAAAGCCCTCGGGGCGACGCCAGCGGCCTTCAGCCTGATCGATGCCGTGCCCAGGGCGATTGCCGATCCGGGTACCACGGCGATCTGGGAGCAGGCACTGGATATGGTCCAGAGCGGCGAGATGAGCCTTGAGGAATTCGTTGCCAAACAAGCGGCCTGGATGAGCAAGCAGGTCGCGCGATGCGCCGGTCTGCGCTTGACCATCAACGGCCCGGCAAGCCCGGCCGGAGTTGCGCCGCCCTGGAAAAAGCAGCGCAAGGCTGGCAAACGAAAAACTGCTGGCACTCCCGCCAAGACCCGGCGTACAACGAAAGCGGCGAGCAAGGCTTGA
- the btr_4 gene encoding araC family transcriptional regulator, whose translation MKTVAIILFPDFLLLDMAGPMEVFSIANRYLATDKHYTLTTVGTEPGAMRASNGVSVQPDLWVETAEKQYDVVLVPGGPGSYNDDHPKLWSWLQHVAQSSGLYGSICTGAFILGKAGLLDGRRVTTHWHYTERLIKGFPLAQVTTDQIYIRDERLVTSGGVTAGIDLALSIVELDHGRKVALDVAKVLLVVMKRQGGQAQFSPLIATVATHETAITKVQNYLLEHLEEEFSIERMACMATMSPRHFARVFSREVNMTPMEFIQNARLDRARNLLETSALPLKTVAHRSGFGSVRYMRSLFSDRLGLTPSQYRQQFG comes from the coding sequence ATGAAAACCGTAGCAATCATCCTCTTTCCCGATTTCCTCCTGCTCGATATGGCCGGGCCTATGGAGGTGTTCTCCATTGCCAACCGCTATCTGGCGACGGACAAGCACTACACACTCACCACCGTCGGCACCGAACCCGGCGCCATGCGGGCCTCCAATGGCGTTTCGGTACAGCCCGACCTCTGGGTTGAAACGGCTGAAAAACAGTACGACGTGGTACTGGTGCCGGGCGGTCCGGGTTCTTACAACGACGATCATCCCAAGCTTTGGTCCTGGCTGCAGCACGTTGCCCAGAGCAGCGGGCTTTACGGTTCGATCTGCACCGGTGCGTTCATTCTGGGCAAGGCCGGTTTGCTCGATGGCCGCCGGGTAACCACCCATTGGCATTACACCGAGCGCCTGATCAAGGGCTTCCCGCTGGCTCAGGTAACGACCGATCAGATTTATATCAGGGATGAGCGGCTGGTGACCTCCGGTGGGGTGACGGCAGGCATTGACCTGGCGTTGTCGATCGTCGAGCTCGATCACGGTCGCAAGGTGGCCCTCGATGTGGCCAAAGTGTTGTTAGTGGTCATGAAGCGCCAGGGTGGCCAGGCGCAGTTCAGCCCGTTGATCGCTACCGTTGCGACTCACGAGACGGCCATTACCAAGGTGCAGAACTACCTGCTGGAACATCTGGAGGAGGAGTTCAGTATCGAGCGCATGGCCTGTATGGCGACCATGAGCCCTCGGCATTTTGCCCGGGTCTTCAGCCGCGAAGTGAACATGACGCCCATGGAGTTCATCCAGAACGCACGCCTGGATCGGGCGCGCAATCTGCTGGAAACCAGCGCGCTGCCGCTCAAGACCGTGGCCCATCGCAGTGGCTTTGGCAGCGTGCGATACATGCGCTCACTGTTCAGCGACCGGCTTGGCCTGACCCCCAGCCAATACCGCCAGCAATTCGGCTGA